The following are encoded in a window of Mycobacterium sp. ELW1 genomic DNA:
- a CDS encoding ABC-F family ATP-binding cassette domain-containing protein — protein sequence MAHLLGAEALHLQFPTQVVFDSVTVGVNEGDRIGIVGRNGDGKSSLLSMLTGQLTPNSGRVTRRTGVQVGALDQSDTLDGASTVGHVLVGDLADHEWAGDPKVRDVVGGLVADIGWDALVSTLSGGQRRRVQLARLLMGDWDVIALDEPTNHLDVEGITWLAGHLKTRWARTGGGLLVVTHDRWFLDEVALTTWEVHDGIVEPFDGGYAAYILQRVERDRQAATVEAKRQNLMKKELAWLRRGAPARTSKPKFRIEAANQLIEDVPPLRNPIELAKLATARLGKEVVDLIDVGVTYDDRQVLRDIEWRIAPGERTGILGANGAGKSTLLGLIAGTVTPDSGRVKRGKTVKLAMLDQQAGILAGLEGDMVREVLAQLQTDFQVDGKDVTPAQLLERLGFRREHLSARVGELSGGQRRRLQLLLTILSEPNVLILDEPTNDVDTDMLAATEDLLDSWPGTLIVVSHDRYLLERVTDQQYAILGGRLRHLPGGVDEYLRLAKAQPAAATPGSPTRSGSAPSSEALSGAELRSVQKEITSIERSLAKLDGRITAMHAELAAHDQSDHVEIGRLTTELRALEDAVAAAEARWLELSEQLE from the coding sequence GTGGCACACCTGCTCGGAGCTGAAGCCCTACACCTGCAATTCCCGACTCAGGTGGTCTTCGACTCCGTGACCGTCGGAGTCAACGAAGGCGACCGCATCGGCATCGTGGGCCGCAACGGCGACGGCAAATCGAGCCTGTTGAGCATGCTGACCGGGCAACTGACACCGAATTCGGGGCGGGTGACCCGTCGGACGGGCGTCCAGGTGGGCGCACTCGACCAATCCGACACGCTGGACGGCGCCAGCACGGTCGGGCACGTTCTGGTCGGCGATCTGGCTGATCACGAGTGGGCCGGTGACCCCAAGGTCCGCGATGTCGTCGGTGGCCTGGTCGCGGACATCGGGTGGGATGCGCTGGTGTCGACGCTGTCCGGCGGTCAGCGCCGCCGCGTCCAGTTGGCCCGGTTGCTGATGGGCGACTGGGATGTGATCGCGCTCGACGAGCCCACCAACCACCTCGACGTCGAGGGCATCACCTGGCTGGCCGGGCACCTCAAGACGCGGTGGGCCCGCACCGGCGGCGGGCTGCTCGTCGTGACCCACGATCGGTGGTTCCTCGACGAGGTAGCCCTGACCACGTGGGAGGTTCACGACGGAATCGTCGAACCGTTCGACGGCGGCTACGCGGCCTACATTCTGCAGCGGGTCGAACGGGATCGGCAGGCCGCGACGGTCGAGGCCAAGCGCCAGAACCTGATGAAGAAGGAGCTGGCCTGGCTACGGCGCGGGGCGCCCGCGCGGACGTCCAAACCGAAGTTCCGCATCGAGGCCGCCAACCAGCTGATCGAAGACGTGCCGCCGCTGCGCAACCCGATCGAACTCGCCAAACTGGCGACCGCCCGGCTGGGCAAAGAGGTCGTCGACCTCATCGACGTCGGGGTGACCTACGACGACCGACAGGTGCTGCGCGATATCGAGTGGCGGATCGCGCCCGGTGAGCGCACCGGCATCCTCGGCGCAAACGGTGCAGGCAAGTCGACGCTGCTCGGCCTGATCGCAGGCACGGTCACCCCCGACAGCGGCAGGGTCAAGCGCGGCAAGACCGTCAAGCTGGCGATGCTCGACCAACAGGCTGGCATCTTGGCCGGCCTCGAGGGCGATATGGTCCGCGAAGTTCTTGCCCAGCTGCAGACCGACTTTCAGGTCGACGGCAAGGACGTCACGCCGGCTCAGCTGCTGGAACGGCTCGGCTTCCGCCGCGAACACCTGTCCGCGCGGGTCGGGGAACTCTCCGGTGGCCAGCGACGTCGGCTCCAGCTGTTGCTCACGATTCTGTCCGAGCCGAACGTGCTGATCCTCGACGAGCCCACCAATGATGTCGACACCGATATGTTGGCGGCCACCGAGGATCTGCTGGACTCCTGGCCGGGCACCCTGATCGTTGTATCCCATGACCGCTACCTGCTCGAGCGCGTCACCGATCAGCAGTACGCGATACTCGGCGGGCGGCTGCGACACCTTCCGGGCGGCGTGGACGAGTACCTGCGGCTGGCGAAGGCACAACCGGCCGCAGCGACTCCTGGCTCGCCCACCCGATCCGGCTCGGCACCCTCGTCTGAAGCGCTGTCGGGTGCCGAACTACGCAGCGTGCAGAAGGAGATCACCTCGATCGAGCGGTCATTGGCCAAACTCGACGGCCGCATCACCGCGATGCACGCCGAGCTGGCCGCGCACGATCAGTCCGACCACGTCGAAATCGGCCGTCTGACAACAGAATTGCGCGCACTTGAAGACGCCGTCGCCGCGGCAGAGGCGCGCTGGCTGGAACTTTCGGAACAACTCGAGTGA